The Haloarcula limicola genomic sequence CGACGACCCGCGAACTGCGGGCGTAAGCGCCCTACTCCGCTCGCTGTTCGCGCCACTCGCGGACGATGACGTCGCCGCTGGACGCCCCGATGCGCTCGGCTCCGGCGTCGAACATCGCCTTCGCCTCGTCCCACGATCCGACGCCGCCGCTGGCTTTCACCGGGAGATACTGGCTCAGGATCTCCACGTCGTGGACCGTCGCGCCGCCCTCTGAGAATCCCGTCGCGGTCTTGAGATAGGCGGCGTCCGCGTCGGCGGCGAGGCGGCCGACGCGGTGGAGTTCAGCGTCGCTCAGCAGCGGCGCTTCGACGATGACCTTCACCGGGACCGGGACGGCCGCGACGACTTCGGTGAGGTGCTCGCCCAGCGCGTCGTCCTCGCCGGCTCGCAGCAGCCCGAGGTTCGAGACGAGGTCGAGTTCGTCGGCCCCGCGGTCCCACGCGTCCCTGGCGGCCGCACAGACGGCGTCGGTGCTCCCCTGTCCGTGCGGGAAGTCGACGACCGTCGCGAGCGGAACGTCGGCGTAGTCGGCCGCCAGCGCGAGGTAACACGGCGGGATGCAGGCCCGCGTTCCGTACTCCAGCGCGTCGTCGAGACACGACCGCACGTCCTCCGGCGTCGTCGCCGGCCCGA encodes the following:
- the deoC gene encoding deoxyribose-phosphate aldolase → MDDVPDRVEHTVLGPATTPEDVRSCLDDALEYGTRACIPPCYLALAADYADVPLATVVDFPHGQGSTDAVCAAARDAWDRGADELDLVSNLGLLRAGEDDALGEHLTEVVAAVPVPVKVIVEAPLLSDAELHRVGRLAADADAAYLKTATGFSEGGATVHDVEILSQYLPVKASGGVGSWDEAKAMFDAGAERIGASSGDVIVREWREQRAE